One Chloroflexota bacterium DNA window includes the following coding sequences:
- a CDS encoding NAD(P)/FAD-dependent oxidoreductase, with protein sequence MDRFDLVIIGAGPAGEAAAFKARKLGASVAIIDRDLFGGACPFFACMPSKSLLHSATVHAGGGDYPWPKASLRRDWMISREGIDYPDDSRHFRDLEKAGAVAMRGTARLDGQGRVVVRHDDVEHALEAGAVIVAVGSTSKVPELPGLSEVPYWTNREATSTRELPASLLILGAGPTGVELSQVYARYGVPVTLVVPSPRILPRDHERSSAAVARALVRDGVTIRTGARAVAAHAGAGANGSHRFDLDDGSSEEGAAVLLAIGRSLPLAGLGLESVGVDTSTGTLKPDAQLRIAPRVFVAGDPAGPEMHTHVSHYEGEMTARIALGDEVTPDLRAIPRAIYTNPEAASVGLLVEEAQERGIDADELTSDLASTAKGEAAEAEGHVTIVVDRVAGTLVGVFLAGPGVSEAIHEAVLAVKLQTPLSVLADTIHAFPTVARVMGLLFADASAGRR encoded by the coding sequence ACAGATTCGACCTGGTGATCATCGGCGCCGGCCCGGCGGGAGAGGCCGCTGCCTTCAAGGCCAGGAAGCTCGGCGCCTCGGTCGCGATCATCGATCGCGACCTGTTCGGCGGCGCCTGCCCATTCTTCGCGTGCATGCCTTCCAAGTCGCTCCTCCATTCGGCGACGGTGCATGCCGGCGGGGGCGACTACCCGTGGCCGAAGGCCTCGCTGCGACGCGACTGGATGATCAGCCGCGAAGGGATCGACTACCCCGATGACTCGCGCCATTTCAGGGACCTGGAGAAGGCCGGCGCGGTCGCGATGCGCGGCACCGCCCGACTCGACGGCCAGGGACGCGTCGTTGTCCGCCACGACGATGTCGAGCACGCGCTCGAGGCCGGCGCCGTGATCGTCGCCGTCGGCTCTACCAGCAAGGTGCCCGAGCTGCCCGGCCTGTCAGAGGTCCCCTATTGGACGAACCGCGAGGCCACCTCGACCCGCGAGCTGCCGGCGAGCCTCCTGATCCTCGGCGCCGGCCCGACTGGCGTGGAGCTGTCGCAGGTCTACGCCCGCTACGGGGTCCCGGTCACGCTGGTCGTGCCGAGCCCGCGCATCCTGCCGCGCGACCACGAGCGCAGCTCGGCCGCGGTGGCCAGGGCGCTGGTGCGCGACGGCGTCACGATCCGCACCGGTGCGCGTGCCGTTGCGGCGCACGCTGGTGCCGGCGCGAACGGTTCGCATCGGTTCGACCTCGATGATGGCTCGAGCGAGGAGGGCGCCGCGGTGCTGCTGGCCATCGGCCGCAGCCTGCCGCTTGCCGGGCTCGGGCTGGAGAGCGTTGGGGTGGACACTTCGACCGGTACGCTGAAGCCTGACGCCCAGCTGCGCATCGCGCCGAGGGTCTTCGTGGCCGGCGACCCGGCAGGCCCCGAGATGCACACCCACGTCAGCCACTACGAGGGCGAGATGACGGCCCGCATCGCGCTCGGCGACGAGGTCACCCCGGACCTTCGCGCCATCCCGCGCGCCATCTACACCAATCCCGAGGCGGCGTCGGTTGGGCTGCTGGTCGAGGAGGCGCAGGAGCGCGGCATCGACGCCGATGAGCTGACCAGCGACCTGGCATCGACCGCCAAGGGCGAGGCGGCCGAGGCGGAGGGCCACGTCACGATCGTGGTCGATCGCGTGGCGGGCACGCTGGTCGGCGTCTTCCTGGCCGGACCCGGCGTCAGTGAGGCGATCCACGAGGCGGTGCTGGCGGTGAAGCTGCAGACGCCGCTCTCCGTGCTGGCAGACACGATCCATGCCTTCCCGACGGTGGCCCGGGTGATGGGCCTGCTCTTCGCCGATGCGTCTGCCGGGCGCCGCTGA
- a CDS encoding pyridoxamine 5'-phosphate oxidase family protein, which produces MREIVKPTRRLTARQVVRHLDGIRHVAFATVTSRGEPRVSPLDTLFIHGRFTVSTGAGATRLEHLRLNPACSAVHMEGDRIAVVANGTVEWIAREHPDHDEIHRTWSEAYESDPYTWGDGVVLFRIQPRSMWAYAFHPEEFPE; this is translated from the coding sequence ATGCGCGAGATCGTCAAGCCCACTCGCCGGCTCACTGCGCGGCAGGTGGTTCGCCATCTGGACGGCATCCGGCACGTCGCGTTCGCCACCGTGACCTCGCGCGGCGAGCCGCGGGTGTCTCCACTCGACACGCTCTTCATTCACGGCCGGTTCACCGTGAGCACTGGCGCGGGCGCGACCCGCCTCGAGCACCTGCGGCTGAATCCCGCCTGCAGTGCCGTGCACATGGAGGGCGATCGCATTGCCGTCGTGGCCAACGGCACCGTCGAATGGATCGCGCGAGAGCATCCGGACCACGACGAGATCCACCGCACGTGGAGTGAGGCGTACGAGTCCGATCCCTATACCTGGGGTGACGGTGTCGTGCTCTTCCGCATCCAGCCGCGATCCATGTGGGCCTATGCCTTCCACCCCGAGGAGTTCCCGGAGTAG
- a CDS encoding sulfite exporter TauE/SafE family protein, whose product MDPTLILAVLFLVAALLYGSVGHAGASAYLASMALVGVAPEVMKPTALVLNILVASIVTLRFARAGYVRPLALIPFVAGSIPAAFIGGGLTLPTTIYRPLVGAVLLVAAARFGWTASHAGADFPPRAPWPGAVATGSGIGLLAGLTGTGGGIFLTPLLLAAGWAGTRFAAGTSAAFILANSISGLAGNLASVGSLPPALPLWLGAVAIGGAVGSQLGSRRMPAPWIRRALAAVLLVAGLKLIFLP is encoded by the coding sequence GTGGATCCGACCCTGATCCTGGCCGTCCTCTTCCTCGTGGCCGCGCTGCTCTATGGCTCCGTCGGCCACGCCGGCGCATCGGCCTACCTCGCCAGCATGGCGCTCGTCGGTGTCGCTCCGGAGGTGATGAAGCCGACCGCGTTGGTGCTCAACATCCTGGTGGCGAGCATCGTGACGCTCCGCTTCGCTCGGGCCGGCTATGTCCGACCCCTGGCTCTCATCCCGTTCGTGGCGGGCTCGATCCCTGCTGCCTTCATCGGCGGCGGGCTCACCCTGCCGACCACGATCTATCGGCCGCTTGTCGGAGCCGTCCTGCTGGTGGCGGCAGCGCGATTCGGCTGGACCGCCTCCCACGCCGGCGCTGACTTCCCACCCCGAGCTCCCTGGCCCGGCGCGGTCGCTACCGGGTCGGGGATCGGCCTGCTGGCCGGCCTGACTGGCACCGGCGGCGGGATCTTCCTGACGCCACTCCTGCTGGCCGCGGGCTGGGCGGGGACGCGCTTCGCGGCGGGAACCTCGGCCGCCTTCATCCTGGCCAATTCGATCTCGGGCCTGGCCGGCAACCTGGCCTCGGTCGGCAGCCTCCCGCCCGCCCTTCCGCTCTGGCTGGGTGCCGTTGCGATTGGCGGCGCTGTCGGGTCGCAGCTCGGCAGCCGGCGCATGCCCGCCCCCTGGATCCGCCGCGCGCTCGCAGCGGTCCTGCTCGTCGCCGGGCTGAAGCTGATCTTCCTGCCCTAG
- a CDS encoding FAD-binding oxidoreductase has protein sequence MTPHDAFLDSLRAAVGASHVLTDPDLRASYETDWTRRWRGEALAVVRPATTDEVVAVVLACAAAGAAVIPQGGNTGLVGGSVPHSLADRPQVVVSMLRLRDLEPVDTLAGEVTMGAGGTLAALQAHLRPAGFAFGVDLGARDSATIGGMIATNAGGIHVLRHGPMRAQLLGLEAVLADGSVVRRLPGMVKDNTGYHLPSLLAGSEGTLALITRAHLRVVPVRPRRAVALLGLARVADAVSLAGDLRRSLPELAAAELFFDEGMELVLRHVASDRPFRDRHPAYLLFEADGDADPTERLADAIADAPGVDDAVIASDEAGRDRLWSLRERHTEAISGEGVAHKLDVALPLARLAEFIELVPSVVEETTPGAATYLYGHVCDGNVHVGIIGPAPDDEAVDDAVLRLTIEMGGTVSAEHGIGAAKVAWLDADRGVADVSAMRAIKRALDPGWMLNPGVLLRQAEA, from the coding sequence ATGACGCCTCACGACGCCTTCCTTGACTCGCTGCGCGCCGCGGTCGGTGCCAGCCACGTCCTGACCGACCCCGACCTGCGTGCCTCATACGAGACCGATTGGACCCGTCGTTGGCGCGGTGAAGCCCTGGCCGTGGTGCGTCCGGCCACGACCGACGAGGTGGTCGCCGTCGTCCTGGCCTGCGCGGCGGCGGGCGCGGCCGTGATTCCCCAGGGTGGCAACACCGGACTCGTGGGCGGCTCGGTACCGCATAGCCTCGCGGACCGTCCGCAGGTCGTCGTCTCGATGCTGCGCCTGCGCGACCTCGAGCCGGTCGACACCCTGGCGGGCGAGGTGACGATGGGCGCCGGTGGGACGCTTGCCGCGCTGCAGGCTCATCTGCGTCCCGCTGGCTTCGCGTTCGGAGTCGACCTCGGGGCCAGGGACTCCGCAACCATCGGCGGCATGATCGCGACCAACGCGGGCGGGATCCATGTGCTGCGGCATGGGCCGATGCGCGCGCAGCTGCTGGGCCTGGAGGCGGTTCTGGCCGACGGCAGCGTCGTGCGACGACTGCCGGGAATGGTCAAGGACAACACCGGCTATCACCTTCCCTCGCTGCTCGCAGGCAGCGAAGGGACCCTGGCCCTGATCACGCGCGCACACCTGCGCGTCGTTCCGGTCAGGCCGCGGCGCGCGGTGGCCCTGCTCGGCCTGGCGCGAGTGGCAGATGCGGTGTCGCTGGCCGGAGATCTGCGGCGATCCCTGCCCGAGCTGGCAGCTGCCGAGCTCTTCTTCGACGAGGGGATGGAGCTCGTGCTGCGCCATGTCGCTTCCGACCGCCCATTCCGCGACCGCCATCCGGCCTACCTGCTGTTCGAGGCCGATGGCGACGCCGACCCGACCGAGCGGCTGGCCGACGCCATCGCCGACGCGCCCGGGGTCGACGATGCGGTCATCGCCTCCGACGAGGCCGGCCGCGACCGGCTCTGGAGCCTGCGAGAGCGCCACACCGAGGCGATCAGCGGCGAGGGTGTCGCCCACAAGCTCGACGTGGCGCTGCCACTCGCGCGCCTGGCTGAGTTCATCGAGCTCGTTCCCTCGGTGGTTGAGGAGACGACGCCGGGCGCGGCGACCTACCTGTACGGGCATGTGTGCGACGGGAACGTGCACGTGGGGATCATCGGTCCGGCACCCGACGACGAGGCCGTGGACGACGCCGTCCTGCGGCTCACGATCGAGATGGGGGGAACGGTGAGTGCCGAGCACGGCATCGGCGCCGCCAAGGTGGCCTGGCTGGATGCGGATCGCGGAGTCGCCGACGTCTCCGCCATGCGGGCCATCAAGCGTGCGCTCGACCCGGGCTGGATGCTGAACCCCGGCGTCCTGCTCCGCCAAGCGGAGGCCTAG
- a CDS encoding CPBP family intramembrane glutamic endopeptidase: MIRVPASTLLPLILLVAGAAVEWMRLPVMLSLLLGLLASVLLARRRPDERAGPVVLVYAGCLVVALNMAWASVPLGGFADDLACADRFAPFAVLRIIGALLVLTSVGLIMRLVRADPADVGLRWPSRRWLLIWLAALPAIGAAAVLLGPILAKPFFGPISPMPADLLSLVPALAFAIANASMEEVAYRGALLRWLTPITGAASALALQALVFGLAHGAGTDFIGSPLPVMAATAAAGLILGAIALRTRSLLLPIAIHVALDIPVFYGKVCLGT, translated from the coding sequence ATGATCCGCGTCCCGGCCAGCACGTTGCTGCCGCTGATCCTCCTCGTGGCAGGAGCGGCGGTCGAATGGATGCGCCTGCCCGTGATGCTGAGTCTCCTGCTGGGATTGCTGGCATCCGTGCTCCTCGCGCGGCGCAGACCCGACGAGCGGGCCGGCCCGGTGGTCCTGGTCTATGCCGGCTGCCTCGTGGTCGCGCTGAACATGGCGTGGGCCAGCGTGCCATTGGGGGGATTCGCCGATGACCTCGCCTGCGCAGACCGGTTCGCTCCGTTCGCGGTCCTCCGGATCATCGGTGCGCTGCTGGTGCTCACGTCGGTTGGGCTGATCATGCGACTCGTGCGCGCCGATCCCGCCGACGTCGGCCTGCGCTGGCCGTCCCGCCGGTGGCTGCTCATCTGGCTGGCGGCCCTGCCCGCGATCGGGGCTGCCGCGGTCCTGCTGGGACCGATCCTGGCGAAACCGTTCTTCGGACCGATCTCGCCCATGCCGGCCGATCTGCTCAGTCTCGTTCCCGCGCTCGCCTTCGCAATCGCCAACGCCAGCATGGAGGAGGTCGCCTATCGCGGGGCGCTCCTCCGCTGGTTGACGCCCATCACCGGCGCGGCCTCCGCCCTCGCGTTGCAGGCCCTCGTCTTCGGCCTGGCGCACGGCGCCGGGACCGATTTCATCGGCTCACCATTGCCGGTCATGGCGGCCACCGCCGCGGCGGGCCTCATCCTCGGCGCCATCGCGCTGCGGACTCGCTCGCTGCTGCTGCCGATCGCGATCCACGTCGCGCTCGATATCCCGGTCTTCTACGGCAAGGTGTGCCTGGGCACCTGA
- a CDS encoding HAD-IA family hydrolase codes for MGDRWATFDCYGTLVDWMGGIRSSLARIWPDADAAALLTLYHQLEPAVQAGRGMTYRDVMAETLASVAALAHLELPRGEQDALGSSLPAWPVFTEVPTVLAELRRRGWRLAILSNTDPDLLEASLRAIGVPVDLRIVASEIGSYKPAVRHWDAFFAQTGADRGRHAHVAASLFHDIQPGARLGLRCVWINRGAEQSDLPRAAELTDLAGLPERLEALVPDRA; via the coding sequence ATGGGCGACCGGTGGGCGACCTTCGACTGCTACGGCACCCTCGTCGACTGGATGGGCGGCATCCGCAGCTCGCTTGCCCGCATCTGGCCCGATGCGGACGCGGCCGCTCTGCTGACCCTCTACCACCAGCTCGAGCCCGCGGTCCAGGCCGGGCGCGGGATGACCTATCGCGACGTTATGGCGGAGACGCTGGCGAGCGTGGCGGCTCTCGCCCACCTCGAGTTGCCCCGCGGCGAGCAGGATGCCCTGGGCTCGTCGCTCCCGGCCTGGCCGGTCTTCACCGAGGTGCCCACTGTCCTCGCCGAGCTGCGGAGGCGTGGCTGGCGGCTCGCCATCCTCTCGAACACGGACCCGGACCTGCTCGAGGCTTCGCTGCGCGCGATCGGGGTGCCGGTCGACCTGCGGATCGTGGCCTCCGAGATCGGCTCCTACAAGCCCGCAGTCCGCCACTGGGACGCGTTCTTCGCGCAGACCGGGGCCGATCGCGGGCGCCACGCGCACGTGGCAGCCTCGCTCTTCCACGACATCCAGCCGGGTGCGCGGCTTGGGCTTCGCTGCGTCTGGATCAACCGCGGGGCGGAGCAAAGCGACCTGCCGCGGGCCGCGGAGCTGACCGACCTGGCCGGCCTCCCCGAGCGTCTCGAGGCGCTGGTCCCCGACCGAGCGTAG
- the moaA gene encoding GTP 3',8-cyclase MoaA, whose protein sequence is MPELLPMLPRDTRGRPLHDLRISVTDRCNFRCVYCMPRAVFGRDHAFLPRAELLTFEEIARLVAIFTRLGVEKVRLTGGEPLVRRELPTLVGMLAAIPGVRDLTLTTNGVLLPEQASELQEAGLHRVTVSLDADDDATFMRMNDAGVPVSRVLAGIEAAEAAGLGPIKLNMVVKRGWNEHAVLPMARRFRGTGRILRFIEYMDVGHSNGWRLDEVITADEILSTINSEFPLEPMAPTKRGEVAERYRYLDGGGEIGIIASVSRPFCGDCDRARLSADGQLYTCLFATAGHDLRALLRGGASDAEIEAALRQIWETRDDRYSEIRSAETVALPKVEMSYIGG, encoded by the coding sequence ATGCCCGAGCTCCTTCCGATGCTGCCCCGCGACACGCGCGGCCGGCCGCTCCACGACCTCCGCATCAGCGTCACTGACCGCTGCAACTTCCGGTGCGTGTACTGCATGCCGCGCGCCGTCTTCGGTCGCGACCACGCCTTCCTGCCCCGCGCGGAGCTGCTCACCTTCGAGGAGATCGCGCGGCTGGTGGCGATCTTCACTCGCCTCGGCGTGGAGAAGGTGCGCCTCACCGGCGGCGAGCCCCTGGTACGGCGCGAGCTCCCGACGCTGGTGGGGATGCTGGCCGCGATCCCGGGCGTGCGCGACCTGACCCTGACCACCAACGGGGTGCTGCTCCCGGAGCAAGCCTCCGAGCTGCAGGAGGCGGGGCTGCATCGGGTTACGGTCAGCCTCGACGCCGATGACGACGCCACCTTCATGCGCATGAACGACGCCGGTGTACCCGTCTCCCGGGTGCTGGCCGGGATCGAGGCGGCGGAGGCGGCCGGCCTCGGCCCGATCAAGCTGAACATGGTGGTGAAGCGCGGCTGGAACGAGCACGCCGTGCTGCCCATGGCGCGGCGCTTCCGGGGGACGGGCCGCATCCTGCGCTTCATCGAATACATGGACGTCGGCCACTCCAACGGCTGGCGCCTGGACGAGGTCATCACCGCGGACGAGATCCTGTCGACCATCAACTCGGAATTTCCCCTTGAGCCGATGGCGCCCACGAAGCGTGGGGAGGTGGCGGAGCGCTACCGCTATCTCGACGGCGGCGGCGAGATCGGGATCATCGCGTCGGTCAGCCGGCCGTTCTGCGGCGACTGCGATCGCGCCCGTCTCTCCGCCGACGGGCAGCTCTACACCTGCCTCTTCGCGACCGCCGGCCACGATCTGCGGGCGCTGCTGCGAGGCGGCGCCTCCGATGCGGAGATCGAGGCGGCTTTGCGTCAGATCTGGGAGACCCGCGACGACCGCTACTCGGAGATCCGCTCTGCGGAGACAGTGGCGCTTCCGAAGGTCGAGATGAGCTACATCGGCGGCTAG